caggaactgctgacacactccagccacatgaggtctagtatTGTCAATTGTCACATGAGGTCTAgtatctgacaattaatcttaatggttgtacagtcatctcaaataaaactgtgaaggacctcggcgttactctggaccctgatctctcttttgaagaacatatcaagaccatttcaaggacagcttttttccatctacgtaacattgcaaaaatcagaaactttctgtccaaaaatgatgcagaaaaattaatccatgcttttgtcacttctaggttagactactgcaatgctctactttccggctacccggataaagcactaaataaacttcagttagtgctaaatacggctgctagaatcctgactagaaccaaaaatttgatcatattactccagtgctagcctccctacactggcttcctgtcaaagcaagggctgatttcaaggttttactgctaacctacaaagcattgcatgggcttgctcctacctatctctctgatttggtcctgccgtacatacctacacgtacgctacggtcacaagacgcaggcctcctaattgtccctagaatttctaagcaaacagctggaggcagggctttctcctatagagctccatttttatggaacggtctgcctacccatgtcagagacgcaaactcggtctcaacctttaagtctttactgaagactcatctcttcagtgggtcatatgattgagtgtagtctggcccaggagtgggaaggtgaacggaaaggctctggagcaacgaaccacccttgctgtctctgcctggccggttcccctctttccactgggattctctgcctctaaccctattacaggggctgagtcactggcttgctggggctctctcatgccgtccctgagggggtgcgtcacctgagtgggttgattcactgatgtggtcatcctgtctgggttggcgccccccttgggttgtgccgtggcggagatctttgcgggctatactcagctttgtctcaggatggtaagttggtggttgaagatatccctccagtggtgtgggggctgtgctttggcatagtgggtggggttatatccttcctgtttggccctgtccggggtgtcctcgggtggggccacagtgtctcctgacccctcctgtctcagccttcagtatttatgctgcagtagtttatgtgtcggggggctggggtcagtttgttatatctggagtacttctcctgtccaattcggtgtcctgtgtgaatctaagtgtgcgttctctaattctctccttctctctctcggaggacctgagccctaggaccatgccccaggactacctgacatgatgactccttgctgtccccagtccacctggccgtgctgctgctccagtttcaactgaaccgcggccctaggaccatgccccaggactacttgacatgatgactccttgctgtccccagtccacctggccgtgctgctgctccagtttcaactgttctgccttattattattcgaccatgctggtcatttatgaacatttgaacatcttggccatgttctgttataatctctacccggcacagccagaagaggactggccaccccacatagcctggttcctctctaggtttcttcctaggttttggcttttctagggagtttttcctagccaccgtgcttctacacctgcattgcttgctgtttggggttttaggctgggtttctgtacagcactttgagatatcagctgatgtacgaagggctatataaataaatttgatttgatttgatttgatattgtcttgcattaggaggaacccagggccaaccgcaccagcatatggtttcacaaggggtctgaggatctcatctcggtacctaatggcagtcaggctacctctggcgagcacatggagggctgtgcggcccccccaaagaaatgccaccccacaccatgactgacccatcgctaaaccggtcatgctggaggatgttgcaggcagcagaactctctccacggcgtctccagactgtcacatgtgctcagtgtgaacctgctttcatctgtgaagagcacagggcgccagtggcgaatttgccaatcttggtgttctctggcaaatgtcaaacgtcctgcacggtgttgggctttaagcacaacccccacctgtggacgtcgggccctcataccaccctaatggagtctgtttctgaccgtttgagcagacacatgcacatttgtggcctgctggaggtcattttgcagggctctggcagttgcattgtgttgtttaagtgttccctttaatttttttgagcagtgtatattgaaagcaggtgcttccacacaggtgtggttcctgagttaatcaCGCAACCAACATCTCATCCTGGTTAAGGTTGTGTATAAAAATGCCCTGTTGCCCATTGTTTaagctaccatggctagaagaagagatctcagtgactttgaaagaggggtctcaaaggagcttagggggtttaaagggtgttTATCTCAGTCTCcagaactcaacccaattgaacacttacggGAGATTCTTGAGCGGCACAATATCCCCCCTTTTCTGCaattgttttttatttgttttattcaaCAACAGACTTTGATGGagtttctcatggaagaatggtgtcacatccctccaatagagttccagactcTTGTTAAATCTATGctaaggtgcattgaagctgttctggcgacCCAACACCCTTTTAAGACACTTTGCCTTGGTGCTTCccttattttggcagttacctgtagattGTTATTAACTTGCTGTCTctcgccccccccctccccatgacAGCGTTGCTGGGACGTAGCTCTGGGGCCTCTGAAGCAGATTCCTATGAATCTAGTCATTATGTACATGTCTGGTAACACCATATCCATCTTCCCCATCATGATGGTCTGTATGATGGCCTGGAGGCCCATCCAGGCTCTCATGTCCATGTCTGCCAGTGAGTGTTTATTTAACCAATAAGGCACCTTGTgtgggtttgtggtatattgccaatataccacgactaagggctgttcttatgcacaacgcaatgcggagtgcctaGATACAGCCCTTACCCGTTGTTAGGTTCTGACAAGCAGAGTGAAAAACTAACTGACAACTAggaaaagctcaaaccaagtttattcacccaatgGGTCAGACAGCTGAAACAACAAAGATATGTTCCCACCAGCACAATAATTTAGTCTCCACTTTCTGTGATGACTCCTTCTCTCTAAACATGACATCTTTGTTGCTAGACAGGAAGTTAAGTGATGTGTgtaataaactgttccttctcccttaatCTGACCTGACTTGACCTCGGCCCCCATTCCTCACCAAACCACATCTCTCCACCCTTACCAGTGACCTCAACCATGTGTTTGCCTTTTCCCTCACTTAGTAACTCTCCAAGCCCATATCTCATATCCACCCTTAATTGACCCCACCATATACATTCCTCCTAtgtataaccattaacttctggtatAGCAAGTATTTAAATTAATAACGCAACAACTGAAACCAGAGTGTAGCCCTTCTCCACTCCATAGGGttcctaatatctaacaataacATGTTCTGTTAGAATGTAAACTGCATTCTACTCTCTCCCTTAGTGACATGAATAAGGATATTTCAAGTTTAGAAGTCAGTACCCACCAGTCCCCCCTTTTGAATAATAACACCGTACTGTTCAACATTATATACACTTGGAAATGACTTATAAATtaacaaaaaataaaacattaacaACACAGTTGATTATTAGGTTTACACCTCTGAGACTTGTGGCCTCTGATACATAACTACACTATGCACACTTTTATGTTCATATTTCATTGGACAACTGATAATGACATTTCAGCTGGAGCTTTTGACTGACTTCATGTCCTCCTTCTGGTTCCTAAGAGAGTGACAGCACAAGACTTGAAAGCaaaaagaaacacaaaacataacaAGTATTAATAATGTGCTATGTTATGCATAAacttatataaactcagcaaaaaatgaaACGTCCTcttactgtcaactgcgtttattttcagcaaaattaacatgtgtaaatatttgtatgaacataagattcaacaactgagacacaaactgaacaagttccacagacatgtgactaacagaaattgaataatttgtccctgaacaaaggaagGGGGGGTAAAAATCAAacgtaacagtcagtatctggtgtggccaccagctgcattaagtactgcagtgcatctcctcctcatggactgcaccagatttgccagttcttgctgtgagatgttatcccactcttccaccaaggcacctgcaagttcccgggcatttctggggggaatggccctagccctcaccttctgatccaacaggtcccagacgtgctcaatgggattgagatccgggctcttcgctggccatggcagacactgacattcctgtcttgcaggaaatcacgtacagaatgagcagtatggctggtggcattgtcgtgctggagggtcatgtcagaatgagcctgcaggaagggtaccacatgagggaggaggatgtcttccctgttacgcacagcattgagattgcctgcaatgacaacaagctcagtccgacgatgctgtgacacaccgcgcCAGACCATGACGAACCTTCcaactccaaatcgatcctgctccagagtataggcctcggtgtaacgctcatttcttcgacgataaatgcgaaaccgaccatcacccctggtgagacaaaaccgccactcgtcagagaagagcactttttgcggGTTTGTGCCCtcaggcaacgttgttgccggtgatgtctggtgaggacctgccttacaacaggcctacaagccctcagtccagcctctttcagcctattgcggacagtctgagcactgatggagggattgtgcgttcctggtgtaactcgggtagttgttgttgccatcctgtacctgtcctgcagatATGATGTTCGGAGGTACCAAACCTGTGCAGGTGtaattacacgtggtctgccactgcaaggatgatcagctgtctgtcctgtctccctgtaacgctgtcttaggcatctcacagtacggacattgcactTTATTGCCtgggccacatctgcagtcctcatgcctccttgcagcatgcctaaggcatgttcacgtagataagcagggaccctgggcatctttcttttggtgtttttcagagtcagtagaaaggcctctttagtgtcctaagttttcataactgtgaccttagttGCCTACCGTTTGTAAGCTGTTGGTgtgttaacgaccgttccacaggtgcatgttcattaattgtttatggttcattggacAAGCATGGTCCTGAAAATGGAACGTTTCttattttgctgagtttatatgcaaAGAAAAACCCAAGTTTGATAACATGACGATTCCCACTCTCTTCGTCTGACTCTATGCCTTCGGGATACTTTTCTGCTGCATTCCACTAAAATGAAGGCCATATGAAGCCTCATGCTTTCATCCAGTCTTCCCCTGTCAGGCCACAGGCTCCAAGAGGTGTTCCCAAGCCATGTCATTTTCActtcactccccatctctttcctcttccatgtCCACCCGATATACACATGCGGTGGCCTTAATAGACTTCATCTTGAGGTAACTCAACACTTTATATATGTTTCAACATCAATGCCCTCAAAAGATATCCCAACAATGCTACTATAGTAACCCCTGCTACTACTAACACTGCCCCTGACGTGTTCTTCACAATACCCTTCATTTGCTCTGTAgtccagttccatgctgttactatattATCCTTTGCCATTTCTAcaactccttcagttactgtccctaaaGTGACTGCCGTGAGAATAGCTATTGCCCGTGAATCTGTCCCCTGCTCTCCTGTTATCTTCGTGGTTCACTGATAAGTCTAGGACTGAACCTTTCAGATACTCCCTACTGGTGTCCCAACTCGTACCCTGGTCCCTAACCACCAATATCTCCAATGACCTCGTGTTCTGCCACATTTGGTACCTGTGGATAATACTTTCCTGTGCTCAGGTTAGGTACACATTGCTCATCCCAAGGCCGATCTACACCCCACCCCTTTGTGAACACCCTCGTTTACAGTATAAGAATTGTGTCGCTCGGTCCCAATCTTCTGGGAGATATGTCAAGTGTTTGCTGGCTGTTAGAAATGGGGGAAAGATTAGTGGCGTTGGAAGACTATCCAACTGTACAAAACTCTGAGTCACATGTTTCTTAATCCCACTATGCTATTATTACCACTAACTTCCCTTCTGGGGATTTGGCCTCCTATATACAGGGATCTGTGGCTATTATTTCATTGACAAACCAATCACTGAAAGTTCaattttttttacttcagtttattttcgTAAATAGTTGAACtgttatttttcttaactgcgcTGTTGGTTacgggtttgtaagtaagcatttcactgttgtacttggcgcatgtgacataaaatacgtcaaatcaaattgtatcagCATGTTACCACTGCTCACTGTTGCCTTTTCTCTCAGCATTCAAGCTGTTGGAGAACTCTAACCAGCAGTGGCTTCAGGGGCTGGTCTATTCTGTAGGAAACCTGCTTGGCTCGGCATTGGCTATCTACAAGTGTCAATCAATGGGGCTTCTCCCAACGCACTCTTCTGATTGGCTCGCTTTCATTGAACCGCCTGTGGTGAGATTTTTTGCTATGCTGTTAAATCCAGTTTTAGCACTTATTTTGTGTGTTATATGTTTTTCaggtttatttgtcatgtgtaaTGAATACATTGGAAATCTTACTCACGCATTTTCTGTCCTCTGCAGAGAATGGAGATTATGGGTGGAGGGATGGTGTTGTGAAGAGGACAGATGCGCGTGCACACTGAAATATGCTCAACTATTAATTATGAATACATGAATTCTCTTCCAAGTCTCTGGCTTTTAGGTTTTTGTCAAATCCCTCAAGGTTTGTATTGATCCCTACACTTTGTTTCTGTTCATTTGTGGGTTTTTATTGCAATTTTCACAGGTGATCAAACGTTACAACTGATAATATTAGGGGGCAAACCACATCCATCATCCTACTAAATCCACATTAGGTTTAATTAAGATGTCACCATAACACGTTTTTCATTTCAACTTTTTGTCAAATAAAAGGGTCAAAAAACAAATTTTAAGGTGTCAAATGTATTTTTTGGATATGTATTTTGTAGAAAACTGAAGAAACTTGCACAGGACAGAATAGTTGTTACAGTGAAAAATGATGACTCCACTGGCAAATGTGTGGGAATGTCACAGTTCTAGAATAGTGAATAAAAACATTCTTCAGAAATGGAGATTTCCCCTTTAAACCTTGGACATGCCTCTGTTTTCAAACTTGTTTTTTCCACGTTGGTGAAGAATGTGGAAAGGTAGGTTTTGCATTGTATCATCAGGCCATTTCTTCCAAATCATCCACTTTGTCCAGGCATGTCATTTCATCAGGTGATATTTGCAACAATGGTTACATATGACTATTTCTGCTCATGCATGTTACACATTGCAAGTCTTAAATTGATGGAAATTAGCAATGGCTTTCTAATGCTTGTTAGACCTGCAATTGTCAAGCTGGCAATTTTACAAACAAAACAGGTTAGAAGAAAAATAATGAGATTATTAACTGAAATTCCAGCCAATCATTGAGCAGCATTTGCACTGTTAAACAAATGAATCTCGCCTATTTGTATTTGTTCCCCTGCTTCCACACGACGTGGTTATTTCCCCGAGAATATACTGCTTCAAAACATGGTCAGAGATAGGCGATGGTAGCCCATCCACGGAGTGTAGATGGCAAATAAATGAAAACTAATTTAGACTGCAGGTAAGACTTTCCTCACTATTTGCTGTCATTAATATGTCATGTTTTttcaatgggtggctactttgaagaatattaaacaaatcaaaatgtgttatttcatatttttgatgtcttcactattattctacaatgtagaaaatagtcaaaataaacttgaatgagttggtgtgtcaaaatgtttgactggtactgtatatgaccTGCTGCTGCTTACTATCAGGCTGTTAGTAAATGAGTGAGTGAATGGTGGGAAGGGGAGGTCCAATGTGTGCAATCTCTGTAAATGTCTGTACTGCTCTATGTCACTACACAAATGCGATGATATGTGTTCCAGTACCTCAGAACTCCCCAACCACCCTCTCGTGCTCACTTTTTGTTCCGGCACCACCCGAGTTACAGATTTAGCACTGCCGACATGCCTAGCTGTGACCCTCCCATCTCGCTAGCTCGCTCTTTCTTTGCTGTGAAAGATCGACTTCCACGTCTtcggcacccggggaacagtgggttaactgccttgctcaggggcagaatgacagattcttaccttgtcagctcggggattcaatccagcaacctttcggttactggcccaatgctctgacCACTATGCTACCTATTGTAGTGTACTATTTATAAGTACTAAATTAGtgtact
Above is a genomic segment from Oncorhynchus masou masou isolate Uvic2021 chromosome 23, UVic_Omas_1.1, whole genome shotgun sequence containing:
- the LOC135510391 gene encoding ER membrane protein complex subunit 4-like isoform X1 — translated: MATPGGQGGGALSTRGGARRMKWALELTLGNARGRGDRQSNQGDVMYPIGYSDKPVPDTSIQESDKNLVEKRCWDVALGPLKQIPMNLVIMYMSGNTISIFPIMMVCMMAWRPIQALMSMSATFKLLENSNQQWLQGLVYSVGNLLGSALAIYKCQSMGLLPTHSSDWLAFIEPPVRMEIMGGGMVL
- the LOC135510391 gene encoding ER membrane protein complex subunit 4-like isoform X2: MNLVIMYMSGNTISIFPIMMVCMMAWRPIQALMSMSATFKLLENSNQQWLQGLVYSVGNLLGSALAIYKCQSMGLLPTHSSDWLAFIEPPVRMEIMGGGMVL